In the genome of Triticum urartu cultivar G1812 chromosome 5, Tu2.1, whole genome shotgun sequence, one region contains:
- the LOC125510457 gene encoding coatomer subunit beta'-2-like → MELHTMYDQIISATRKVDALGFGNRLVCLDAHPTETWILTCKFFGDVHMWDLVSQEKKALYSFHVYQNGTRGLSATVRFLKFIARKQWFLAGADDGFIHVCTYGTEIVQQITSFRAGSSSVTAMTIHPTQPYVLSSAYESPIRLWNWEEGWQCTRTFDDEHSGTVRQITFNPKDANCFASASEDQTVKVWNLDSPKSSYTLFGHLAQVNCLDFFAHADQQYLISGSDDLTARIWDLENRVCVYTIRALMAPVLSVLCLLPDHPYLTIGLKDGTLHLFSSANFRLVRIIDLGCSKVRSVNLMGSVRVVIEQEGAVSIMDIDPEQQGGIISEVGANMVDAVRLDVASEAQLDIFQEHKEDLSGAVSGTGNTNSTQASEERDGI, encoded by the exons ATGGAACTACATACGATGTATGATCAGATCATATCAGCCACGAGGAAAGTTGATGCACTTGGATTCGGCAATAGGCTGGTGTGCCTAGATGCACATCCAACAGAGACATG GATCTTAACATGCAAGTTTTTTGGAGATGTTCACATGTGGGATCTTGTCTCTCAG GAAAAGAAGGCCCTCTATTCTTTTCATGTCTACCAGAATGGAACAAGAG GGCTATCAGCGACAGTTAGATTCCTTAAATTTATCGCACGGAAGCAATGGTTTCTGGCTGGTGCAGACGATGGCTTCATCCATGTGTGCACCTACGGAACAGAGATAGTACAACAGATCACGAGTTTCAGAGCTGGTTCTTCCAGTGTCACAGCAATGACCATCCATCCAACCCAGCCATATGTGCTGTCCTCAGCTTATGAAAGCCCGATTAGGCTTTGGAACTGGGAAGAGGGCTGGCAGTGCACACGAACTTTCGACGATGAACACTCTGGAACTGTCCGACAGATCACCTTCAACCCAAAGGATGCCAACTGTTTTGCTAGCGCGTCCGAAGATCAGACAGTAAAG GTTTGGAACCTTGACTCCCCAAAATCTAGCTACACTCTGTTTGGGCATTTGGCTCAAGTGAACTGCCTTGATTTCTTCGCACATGCTGATCAACAGTATCTGATTTCTGGCTCAGATGACTTGACCGCCAGG ATATGGGACCTAGAGAACAGGGTGTGTGTCTATACAATAAGAGCTCTCATGGCTCCGGTTCTTTCAGTTCTATGTCTTCTTCCTGATCATCCATATCTAACTATAGGCTTAAAAGATGGCACTCTTCATTTGTTCAGCTCCGCTAATTTTAG GCTTGTGAGGATCATTGACTTAGGCTGTAGCAAAGTTCGCAGTGTCAATCTGATGGGATCAGTAAG GGTTGTGATTGAACAAGAGGGGGCAGTGTCAATCATGGATATAGACCCTGAACAACAAGGTGGGATTATCAGTGAAGTGGGGGCTAACATGGTTGATGCAGTGAGATTGGATGTTGCTTCGGAAGCACAACTAGACATCTTCCAAGAACACAAAGAGGATTTGTCAGGTGCAGTGTCAGGGACAGGAAATACGAATTCCACACAGGCGTCCGAG GAACGCGATGGGATATAA
- the LOC125510455 gene encoding probable UDP-3-O-acylglucosamine N-acyltransferase 2, mitochondrial isoform X2, protein MRARQNGKARAQSPPPPPPSGRRCIFRHRRRRLLSSAAEVVGARFRVLPHCKFTILVLHRTSARFNSKRGLLMAAILPRTALLLRTPRGAGRLARFLGAGVPAASSSDAETAAEFMPWRNGGGVLHRAASVDPSAVVEAGAVVHSGAVIGKEVVVGSGTVVGPSVSVGQSTRIGYNVVLSNCSVGEFCTIHNGACIGQDGFGFFVDQDGQVKKKPQELYARIGDNVEIGANTCIDRGSWRDTMIGDDTKIDNLVQIGHNVVIGKCCMICGQVGIAGSATLGDYVVLGGRVAIRDHVSIASKVRLAANSLATKDIQEPGDYGGFPAVPINEWRRQTVNLRLFSKKHHDRR, encoded by the exons ATGCGAGCGCGTCAGAATGGGAAGGCCCGGGCCCAGtcgccacctcctcctcctccgtccgGTCGTCGCTGCATtttccgccaccgccgccgccgcctcctctcctctGCCGCCGAGGTCGTAGGAGCTCGGTTTCGCGTTCTGCCACACTGCAAGTTCACCATCCTGGTCTTGCACAGAACCTCTGCAAGGTTCAACAGCAAGAGGGGATTACTGATGGCAGCCATCCTGCCAAGAACCGCGCTGCTGCTGCGGACGCCGCGCGGCGCCGGCCGGCTCGCGCGGTTCCTCGGGGCCGGCGTGCCCGCAGCttcatcatccg ATGCTGAGACGGCGGCGGAGTTCATGCCGTGGCGTAACGGGGGGGGCGTTCTGCACCGGGCGGCGTCCGTTGACCCCTCCGCGGTGGTGGAGGCCGGCGCCGTCGTGCACTCCGGCGCTGTGATTGGCAAGGAGGTCGTCGTCGGGTCTGGGACCGTGGTCGGGCCTTCGGTGTCCGTGGGGCAGTCCACCAGGATCGG GTACAATGTTGTCTTGAGCAACTGCTCGGTGGGCGAGTTCTGCACTATCCACAATGGCGCCTGCATCGGTCAAGATG GTTTTGGTTTCTTTGTGGACCAGGATGGACAGGTCAAGAAGAAACCACAG GAGCTTTATGCAAGAATTGGAGACAATGTGGAAATTGGTGCAAATACATGCATTGACAGAGGCAG TTGGAGAGACACAATGATTGGAGATGACACCAAGATTGATAATCTGGTTCAG ATAGGTCACAATGTGGTGATAGGAAAGTGCTGCATGATTTGTGGACAAGTAGGGATCGCAGGTTCTGCAAC GTTGGGTGACTACGTAGTATTAGGTGGTAGGGTGGCCATCCGGGATCATGTCTCCATTGCTTCAAAG GTTAGACTCGCTGCAAATAGTTTAGCGACAAAGGACATTCAGGAGCCTGGTGACTATGGCGGATTTCCAGCT GTCCCAATAAACGAATGGCGTCGACAAACTGTGAACTTGCGCTTATTTTCAAAGAAACACCATGACAGAAGATAG
- the LOC125510455 gene encoding probable UDP-3-O-acylglucosamine N-acyltransferase 2, mitochondrial isoform X1 — protein MRARQNGKARAQSPPPPPPSGRRCIFRHRRRRLLSSAAEVVGARFRVLPHCKFTILVLHRTSARFNSKRGLLMAAILPRTALLLRTPRGAGRLARFLGAGVPAASSSDAETAAEFMPWRNGGGVLHRAASVDPSAVVEAGAVVHSGAVIGKEVVVGSGTVVGPSVSVGQSTRIGYNVVLSNCSVGEFCTIHNGACIGQDGFGFFVDQDGQVKKKPQELYARIGDNVEIGANTCIDRGSWRDTMIGDDTKIDNLVQVFSPLLYLSDSGSSLLFCELTSLLQIGHNVVIGKCCMICGQVGIAGSATLGDYVVLGGRVAIRDHVSIASKVRLAANSLATKDIQEPGDYGGFPAVPINEWRRQTVNLRLFSKKHHDRR, from the exons ATGCGAGCGCGTCAGAATGGGAAGGCCCGGGCCCAGtcgccacctcctcctcctccgtccgGTCGTCGCTGCATtttccgccaccgccgccgccgcctcctctcctctGCCGCCGAGGTCGTAGGAGCTCGGTTTCGCGTTCTGCCACACTGCAAGTTCACCATCCTGGTCTTGCACAGAACCTCTGCAAGGTTCAACAGCAAGAGGGGATTACTGATGGCAGCCATCCTGCCAAGAACCGCGCTGCTGCTGCGGACGCCGCGCGGCGCCGGCCGGCTCGCGCGGTTCCTCGGGGCCGGCGTGCCCGCAGCttcatcatccg ATGCTGAGACGGCGGCGGAGTTCATGCCGTGGCGTAACGGGGGGGGCGTTCTGCACCGGGCGGCGTCCGTTGACCCCTCCGCGGTGGTGGAGGCCGGCGCCGTCGTGCACTCCGGCGCTGTGATTGGCAAGGAGGTCGTCGTCGGGTCTGGGACCGTGGTCGGGCCTTCGGTGTCCGTGGGGCAGTCCACCAGGATCGG GTACAATGTTGTCTTGAGCAACTGCTCGGTGGGCGAGTTCTGCACTATCCACAATGGCGCCTGCATCGGTCAAGATG GTTTTGGTTTCTTTGTGGACCAGGATGGACAGGTCAAGAAGAAACCACAG GAGCTTTATGCAAGAATTGGAGACAATGTGGAAATTGGTGCAAATACATGCATTGACAGAGGCAG TTGGAGAGACACAATGATTGGAGATGACACCAAGATTGATAATCTGGTTCAGGTATTCTCTCCCTTGCTTTATTTATCAGATTCAGGCTCTTCTCTCCTTTTTTGTGAATTGACATCCCTCTTGCAGATAGGTCACAATGTGGTGATAGGAAAGTGCTGCATGATTTGTGGACAAGTAGGGATCGCAGGTTCTGCAAC GTTGGGTGACTACGTAGTATTAGGTGGTAGGGTGGCCATCCGGGATCATGTCTCCATTGCTTCAAAG GTTAGACTCGCTGCAAATAGTTTAGCGACAAAGGACATTCAGGAGCCTGGTGACTATGGCGGATTTCCAGCT GTCCCAATAAACGAATGGCGTCGACAAACTGTGAACTTGCGCTTATTTTCAAAGAAACACCATGACAGAAGATAG